The following proteins come from a genomic window of Myroides odoratus DSM 2801:
- a CDS encoding DUF6796 family protein, giving the protein MNYSTKIKWSFVSALLASLLWVIGDILIVGFYVDPEKYPLFTTTYANELDSTLALLMIEGSTQRLMWGALIASMSAFLFLPAVWLAYQFFKDKSKPHAWMTYFILVISVVLMPLGHADFFYSGELFKAIYHTDAIAHPYLIEMASSFTTVLYIAWGTAIAVLLLGWLLFSIFVFAGKTVLPKWVGFISPVFMTLYQQPIKMMLPDSLLKSWISAAGFNIAYLIFFVLLFVFFRRTKLEE; this is encoded by the coding sequence ATGAATTATTCAACTAAAATTAAGTGGTCTTTTGTTTCAGCTCTTCTAGCTTCTTTGCTGTGGGTTATTGGGGATATTCTAATTGTGGGGTTTTATGTCGATCCAGAGAAATACCCTTTATTTACAACTACGTATGCGAATGAGCTAGACTCAACACTGGCGCTCTTGATGATTGAGGGCTCTACCCAACGCCTGATGTGGGGAGCATTAATAGCTTCTATGTCCGCTTTTTTATTTCTTCCTGCCGTTTGGTTGGCTTACCAATTTTTTAAAGATAAATCGAAACCCCATGCGTGGATGACGTATTTTATCTTGGTGATTAGTGTGGTTTTAATGCCTTTAGGACATGCAGATTTTTTCTATAGCGGTGAACTGTTCAAAGCAATCTATCACACCGATGCGATAGCACATCCGTACCTTATTGAAATGGCGTCTAGTTTTACTACAGTCCTATACATTGCTTGGGGAACGGCTATTGCCGTGTTACTTTTGGGATGGTTGTTGTTTTCCATTTTTGTATTTGCAGGGAAAACAGTTCTACCTAAATGGGTTGGCTTTATTTCTCCGGTTTTTATGACGCTATACCAACAACCAATTAAAATGATGCTACCTGATTCACTATTAAAATCGTGGATTAGCGCCGCTGGATTTAATATCGCTTACCTTATTTTCTTTGTTTTGCTCTTTGTCTTTTTTAGAAGAACAAAGTTGGAAGAGTAG
- a CDS encoding TonB-dependent receptor domain-containing protein, with translation MLRKLFLYSLLVPSSALFAQHKVSLTIENQEHQPLQGAVLYLNQVTYTSDALGRIFLEVKEEQKGNAMVYVEGYEPMQQTLDLFNGSAHTLRLRKEGTVLEDIQIAKVAEQEEVNRDIMRAVVVDTKSQVLRSASLSELMNRTTGVRVRESGGLGGEASVNLNGFQGQAIRYFKDGIPLNYLGNAYSLSNIPLDLLQKVEVYKGVIPVYLASDALGGAINLVSNSNQANTLRASVEYGSFHTVRTAVRGHYNLNDQFYVGGEFFSNYSDNNYKIDTPDPELAKETAKVRLFHNRYRQYYSNVYLGAKHLKIADLLQFDLSYYTLDKQIQHSPTTMLTPFGGIEDRQHSWVPTLRYKKKFAQEKLAVDQFLAYNVVKSRVNDTLQGRYTWLGEFSPRGFRGEGDHPTQAEIDMTFFTSRTLIGFQWSKTQQLWFNNTYTYTKRVGTDEYGKKIEDTQQPIIEVPSYYKKNVWAVGLTSQWFTQQLETTLLLKNYNYTSEGLNTAYQVDWRTKDIHTTSNTAWGWAMAAKYQVNEKMNVRFSIENARRLPGYSELFGDNLFIASNFDLKPEQSLNFNLGIEQQFGRLNASVHAFYRQTKDIIVLTAGSPPLSLFVNKERAEGYGFEGDFSFALTPATKLYSNFTWQSIRYGRFDNIADQWLKGNRVPNIPYFFANLGAEHTFKQLFTKQDALLLYAHVNFVREFYIQPIDKSMEPSGFLGLFGKSKGDVKNVVPDQTSLTAGLVYEWPDQGWSVGVEGRNLLNQDLYDYYKIQKAGRSFYLKINYKLN, from the coding sequence GTGTTACGCAAACTTTTTCTATACAGTTTATTAGTGCCCAGTAGTGCTTTATTTGCCCAGCATAAGGTGTCTTTGACGATTGAAAATCAAGAGCATCAACCTTTACAAGGTGCTGTTTTATACCTCAATCAAGTAACTTATACTTCGGATGCGTTGGGCCGTATTTTCCTGGAGGTTAAAGAAGAGCAAAAAGGCAATGCGATGGTCTATGTAGAGGGATATGAACCCATGCAGCAAACCCTAGACTTGTTCAATGGGAGTGCTCATACGTTGCGATTAAGGAAGGAAGGAACTGTACTAGAGGATATTCAGATTGCGAAAGTAGCAGAACAGGAAGAAGTGAATCGCGACATTATGCGTGCTGTAGTGGTCGATACCAAGAGTCAAGTTTTGCGTTCTGCTTCTTTAAGTGAGTTGATGAATCGTACAACAGGCGTCCGCGTTAGAGAAAGTGGAGGTTTAGGAGGAGAAGCGAGTGTGAATCTTAATGGTTTTCAAGGACAGGCGATTCGCTATTTTAAAGATGGGATTCCCTTAAATTACCTCGGAAATGCTTATTCCCTTTCCAATATACCCCTCGATTTACTACAAAAAGTAGAAGTGTATAAAGGGGTAATTCCCGTTTATCTGGCTAGTGATGCATTAGGAGGTGCAATTAATTTGGTTTCTAATAGCAATCAAGCCAATACCTTACGAGCTTCTGTCGAGTACGGTTCTTTTCATACCGTGCGAACGGCAGTACGCGGTCATTACAACCTCAATGACCAGTTCTATGTAGGAGGAGAGTTCTTCTCTAATTATTCCGATAACAACTATAAAATCGATACACCAGATCCCGAATTGGCGAAAGAAACGGCGAAGGTTCGCTTATTTCACAACCGATACAGACAATACTACTCCAATGTATATCTTGGTGCCAAGCATTTAAAAATTGCAGATCTTTTGCAGTTTGATTTGAGTTATTACACCCTAGATAAACAAATTCAACATAGTCCGACAACCATGCTTACGCCTTTTGGAGGAATTGAGGATCGCCAACATAGCTGGGTGCCCACGTTGCGTTACAAGAAGAAATTCGCACAAGAAAAACTCGCTGTCGATCAGTTTTTGGCCTATAATGTGGTAAAAAGTAGGGTGAATGATACGCTGCAAGGACGTTATACTTGGCTAGGGGAGTTTTCTCCTAGAGGATTTCGCGGGGAAGGAGACCACCCAACACAAGCGGAGATTGATATGACCTTTTTTACCAGCCGAACGTTGATTGGATTTCAATGGAGTAAAACCCAGCAGTTGTGGTTTAATAATACCTATACCTATACGAAAAGAGTAGGTACAGATGAATACGGGAAGAAAATTGAAGATACCCAACAACCTATCATTGAAGTTCCATCTTATTACAAAAAGAATGTTTGGGCTGTGGGCTTGACGAGTCAATGGTTTACCCAGCAATTGGAAACGACGCTTTTGTTGAAAAATTACAACTATACAAGCGAAGGACTCAATACTGCTTATCAAGTGGATTGGCGAACAAAAGATATACACACCACGAGTAATACAGCTTGGGGATGGGCTATGGCTGCTAAATATCAAGTAAATGAAAAAATGAACGTGCGATTTTCTATTGAAAATGCGCGTCGATTACCGGGGTACAGTGAACTTTTTGGCGACAATCTCTTTATTGCTTCAAATTTTGACTTAAAACCAGAACAGAGTTTGAACTTTAATCTAGGTATAGAACAACAGTTTGGGCGTTTGAACGCTAGTGTACATGCTTTTTATCGTCAAACCAAAGATATTATCGTACTAACTGCGGGAAGTCCGCCTTTATCCCTTTTCGTGAATAAGGAACGCGCAGAAGGCTATGGATTTGAAGGAGATTTCTCTTTTGCTTTAACACCTGCTACAAAACTCTACAGCAATTTTACTTGGCAGAGTATTCGCTATGGCCGTTTTGACAATATAGCGGATCAATGGCTCAAAGGAAACCGCGTACCCAATATTCCCTATTTCTTTGCCAACCTTGGCGCCGAACATACGTTCAAGCAATTGTTTACCAAACAAGATGCTTTACTGTTGTATGCACACGTAAATTTTGTGCGTGAATTTTACATTCAACCCATAGATAAATCAATGGAACCCAGTGGTTTTTTAGGTCTTTTCGGAAAGAGTAAAGGCGATGTGAAAAATGTGGTTCCCGATCAAACTTCTTTAACGGCAGGTTTGGTGTATGAATGGCCTGATCAGGGCTGGTCAGTAGGAGTAGAAGGAAGAAATCTATTGAATCAAGATTTATACGATTACTACAAAATCCAAAAAGCAGGTAGAAGCTTCTACCTGAAAATCAATTATAAACTTAATTAA
- a CDS encoding alpha/beta hydrolase, with product MKIKVLVLILIGIMTMNVQAQKGYTIQIDLQVDVKALTQDAIYITGNFNRWNPQEERYILQPKQGKTGEYSITLYDIPAGVLEYKFTRGSWQTLECSPQGRLINLHDYVIDQDQTLHEKIVAWRDQYPASTAPEQLIVLENFIMPELHRTRAIRIYLPKNYKTAQQAYPVWYMHDGQDLFDEASSEGRLGPVEWGIDETVECLGDQYIIVGIDHEYEKNRREKEYAFFPTIQTPIAEGKQYLAFIVQTLKPYIDANYRTLKDKEHTGIAGGSLGGLISLYGGLTYPTVFGKVGVFSPSLWQDQQQVQAYMDGFTAEHIQQLQEQHYFFYAGGRENRKIGQGEVVHMDQDVQAFVQQVEARFKLRKEVKIDPMGKHGAWYWQQAFSWMIELNNQLNIK from the coding sequence ATGAAGATAAAGGTATTAGTATTAATACTTATAGGAATAATGACCATGAATGTACAGGCTCAAAAGGGATATACCATACAAATCGACCTTCAGGTTGATGTAAAGGCCCTTACCCAGGATGCGATTTATATTACGGGAAATTTCAATCGATGGAATCCCCAAGAAGAACGTTATATACTACAACCCAAACAAGGGAAAACAGGAGAGTATAGCATAACCTTATACGATATTCCAGCAGGTGTATTGGAATATAAATTTACCCGCGGTTCTTGGCAAACGTTGGAATGTTCTCCGCAAGGGCGATTGATTAATTTACACGATTATGTGATTGACCAAGATCAAACGCTTCATGAGAAAATAGTGGCTTGGCGCGATCAATATCCAGCTTCTACGGCACCAGAGCAGCTCATTGTGCTGGAAAATTTTATTATGCCAGAGCTACACCGAACACGTGCGATTCGCATTTATCTGCCGAAAAATTATAAAACGGCACAACAGGCGTACCCCGTTTGGTATATGCACGACGGTCAAGATTTATTTGATGAAGCTAGTTCAGAAGGACGATTAGGCCCTGTAGAGTGGGGAATAGATGAAACGGTAGAATGCCTAGGAGATCAGTATATTATTGTGGGTATTGATCATGAATATGAGAAAAATAGAAGAGAAAAAGAATATGCTTTTTTCCCTACGATTCAAACACCTATAGCCGAAGGAAAACAGTATTTGGCTTTTATCGTTCAGACTTTAAAACCTTATATCGATGCGAATTATCGCACCTTAAAAGACAAGGAACATACGGGTATTGCGGGTGGTTCTCTCGGTGGGTTAATCTCGCTTTATGGAGGATTGACCTATCCAACAGTATTTGGTAAAGTCGGTGTTTTTTCACCTTCACTTTGGCAAGATCAACAGCAAGTACAAGCGTATATGGATGGCTTTACAGCAGAACATATTCAGCAGTTGCAAGAACAACACTATTTCTTTTATGCTGGTGGAAGAGAAAACCGAAAAATAGGACAAGGCGAAGTGGTTCACATGGATCAAGATGTTCAAGCTTTTGTTCAACAAGTAGAAGCGCGTTTTAAATTGCGTAAAGAAGTTAAAATAGATCCCATGGGAAAACATGGCGCTTGGTATTGGCAACAAGCTTTCTCGTGGATGATAGAGTTAAATAATCAATTAAATATCAAATAA
- a CDS encoding YncE family protein, with protein MKYTKQITLAGACLLALSTTAFAQTIDKSQAVGKGLYELTYNSGDNGVYVASVVDFKNKEGIIYKLNGNTLAVEKEINVQGNPVFGIAVNEKTQKLYGTNTITNAITVVNLKTGEVKVIPGTNEKGHNREIAIDESTNTIYASDTQEEGKIWVINGNKDTLEGYIENTGIFTAGLAFDRQTNKLYVTNMGTNEVAIIDPKTKKVVKKFASGGESPINVAIDEVGRRLFVTNSSTGLTILHADSGELLKVVKFKGGSLGVKYAPTANKIVLANRESGKTAIVDGKSYEVVTELETGSHPNTVAVNVKTGTAYVTNKTKRMPKEEGKEPQVDTNGDIVSKIQL; from the coding sequence ATGAAATACACAAAACAAATTACTTTGGCAGGTGCCTGTTTATTGGCGCTATCAACAACGGCATTTGCACAAACTATAGATAAAAGTCAGGCAGTTGGAAAAGGATTGTATGAATTAACTTACAACAGCGGAGATAACGGTGTTTATGTAGCTTCAGTTGTTGATTTCAAGAATAAAGAAGGAATCATTTACAAGTTGAATGGCAATACATTAGCCGTAGAAAAGGAAATCAATGTACAGGGAAACCCAGTCTTTGGTATCGCTGTGAATGAGAAAACGCAAAAATTATACGGAACCAATACCATTACGAATGCAATTACCGTGGTAAACCTAAAAACGGGAGAGGTAAAGGTTATTCCAGGTACAAACGAAAAAGGGCACAACAGAGAAATTGCTATTGACGAAAGTACCAATACCATTTATGCTTCTGATACACAAGAAGAAGGAAAAATATGGGTGATTAACGGAAACAAAGATACTTTAGAAGGGTATATTGAAAATACGGGAATCTTCACTGCAGGTTTGGCCTTTGATCGTCAAACAAATAAGCTATACGTTACCAACATGGGAACGAATGAAGTTGCGATTATCGATCCAAAAACGAAAAAAGTAGTGAAGAAATTTGCTTCTGGAGGAGAGAGTCCAATCAATGTGGCTATTGATGAGGTTGGTCGAAGATTGTTTGTAACGAATTCTTCTACAGGACTTACTATTTTACACGCAGATTCAGGTGAGCTTTTAAAAGTAGTGAAGTTCAAAGGGGGGTCTTTAGGAGTAAAATATGCGCCAACAGCAAATAAAATTGTTCTAGCGAATAGAGAAAGCGGTAAAACAGCTATTGTAGATGGTAAATCATACGAGGTTGTCACAGAATTAGAAACAGGATCACATCCAAATACAGTAGCAGTGAATGTGAAAACAGGAACAGCGTATGTAACGAATAAAACAAAACGTATGCCTAAAGAGGAAGGAAAAGAACCTCAAGTGGATACGAATGGAGATATTGTGAGTAAAATCCAATTGTAA
- a CDS encoding DUF349 domain-containing protein, producing the protein MLEQKNENLHELADGQNPESNTPNSAHLAEREKALDSITASNAEEGEDNDVHEKNDITVLDYEKLDMEQLTAELQKLTQGYKITTIKDLVEDIKKEFYRQYSDLIEEKKEVFLEENPDANASDFEYNLPLKATFDAFYNDFKTKKNAYYKELQNNLTTNLNKRLNIIDRIKDLVDTSENKADALKLLGDLRDEWKNAGAIPKDKYNHVWNNYHFHIERFYDQLHLDRESRDLDFKYNLDQKQKIITRAEELLQEDDVIKAFRELQTLHRIWREEIGPVDREIREEIWEKFSDLTKQLHDKRELLFENLREDEKENLGLKVHVISQIDLLSRQEITSHSQWQKEIKKVEELRNHFFSIGKVPQENNEEVWNLFKLATRNFNANKNKFYKDLKKVQQRNYNEKLALIEKALKYKDSEEYDKVTPIMKQIQEDWKKIGHVPRKYSDQLWKDFKDACNYYFDRLHTVRNSENQEGNENYNKKKEFLEELKSFTLVGEHKADLEAIKEKINTWKSLGNVPHNKRFIEGKFNKILDVLFDKLSLSKREAEAMKFSNKLDDLLESNDKRKLQQEAIFIQRKIEEITSGILQLENNLAYVSNATKDNPLVKEVNKNIEKYRDELKIWQDKLQQIRNLDA; encoded by the coding sequence AAATCCGGAATCAAATACGCCAAATTCTGCACATCTTGCTGAAAGAGAGAAAGCTCTAGATTCCATTACTGCATCAAATGCCGAAGAAGGGGAAGACAATGATGTACATGAGAAAAATGACATCACTGTTCTTGACTACGAAAAGCTTGATATGGAACAACTCACTGCTGAGTTGCAAAAGCTTACTCAAGGCTATAAAATCACAACAATTAAAGATCTTGTAGAAGACATTAAGAAAGAATTCTACAGACAATATAGTGATTTGATAGAAGAGAAAAAAGAAGTCTTCTTGGAGGAGAATCCCGATGCAAATGCAAGTGATTTTGAATACAACCTCCCTTTAAAAGCTACTTTTGATGCGTTTTACAATGACTTTAAGACGAAGAAAAATGCGTATTATAAGGAATTGCAAAACAACTTAACAACAAATTTAAACAAGCGTCTCAACATCATTGATCGAATCAAAGATCTTGTTGATACGAGTGAAAATAAAGCTGATGCTCTTAAATTGTTAGGTGATTTAAGAGACGAGTGGAAAAATGCAGGGGCTATTCCAAAAGATAAATACAATCACGTTTGGAATAACTACCACTTCCACATTGAGCGTTTCTACGATCAATTACATCTAGACAGAGAATCAAGAGATTTAGATTTTAAATACAATTTAGATCAAAAACAAAAGATCATCACACGTGCTGAAGAATTACTTCAGGAAGATGATGTGATCAAGGCTTTTAGAGAGCTTCAAACCCTACACCGTATTTGGAGAGAAGAAATTGGTCCAGTTGATCGTGAAATCAGAGAGGAAATCTGGGAAAAATTCAGTGACTTAACGAAGCAATTACACGACAAACGCGAACTATTATTCGAAAACTTACGCGAGGATGAAAAAGAAAACTTGGGATTAAAAGTTCATGTTATTAGTCAAATTGACCTTTTATCCAGACAAGAGATTACGTCTCATAGCCAATGGCAGAAAGAGATTAAAAAAGTAGAAGAGCTTCGCAATCACTTCTTCTCTATTGGTAAAGTACCTCAAGAGAATAATGAAGAAGTGTGGAACTTATTCAAATTGGCAACGAGAAACTTCAATGCAAACAAGAATAAATTCTACAAGGATTTAAAGAAAGTTCAACAGCGAAATTACAACGAGAAGCTTGCGCTCATTGAGAAAGCTTTAAAATACAAGGATAGTGAGGAATACGATAAGGTTACTCCTATCATGAAGCAAATACAAGAGGATTGGAAGAAAATTGGCCATGTACCAAGAAAATACTCTGACCAATTGTGGAAAGACTTCAAAGATGCTTGTAATTATTACTTTGATCGTTTGCATACCGTTAGAAATAGCGAAAACCAAGAAGGAAATGAAAACTACAACAAGAAAAAGGAATTCTTAGAAGAGTTGAAATCTTTCACGTTGGTTGGTGAACACAAAGCAGATTTAGAAGCGATTAAGGAAAAGATTAATACGTGGAAAAGCCTTGGAAATGTACCACATAACAAGCGCTTTATTGAAGGAAAATTCAATAAAATCCTCGATGTATTATTCGATAAATTAAGCTTGAGTAAAAGAGAAGCTGAAGCGATGAAATTCTCTAATAAATTGGATGATTTATTAGAATCAAATGACAAGCGCAAATTACAACAAGAGGCTATCTTTATTCAGCGCAAAATTGAAGAAATTACAAGTGGAATCTTGCAATTAGAAAATAACTTAGCGTATGTTTCTAATGCAACGAAAGACAATCCTCTAGTAAAAGAAGTAAATAAAAATATTGAGAAGTACAGAGATGAGTTGAAAATCTGGCAAGATAAATTACAACAAATTAGAAATCTCGATGCATAA